A single region of the Plasmodium malariae genome assembly, chromosome: 7 genome encodes:
- the PmUG01_07038100 gene encoding conserved Plasmodium protein, unknown function: MKKSKNYINLFLLSSTNSLILLIFMEIFFFLLDGINTFEFINIQERISQIILCTFLVIQVGVLKVAEVFSKNNKGKQLVIIHYFFIIYIFLLPLLSFLLLTSALSWTKIVYFAYILSLATSIKIRGLLTICVVTLIMGFVRFYHSLPTSTIILCFTLLLTIHVLICVIIHISLYILARQISYIKKKPLRAFDNIQPYFHELEKKAILIRNNLIYCQQNNISVDILGNSLFESEVNDGIKKIKTINKSGANLEEYDDELVMVEDEIPLDVSDVNCSSTHTFFSVHNSEERKVFQNEGASSFSDGEESHVNRYNNPVKVNHKKVKDKNSNRKNYSNKYFKKEKNIGSSARGEKCTQGKHIIKEIKVNTSNDGINCINDNNNGKDRGIKNTKYHIKYTFSQDCTNSNNRIRNIPTIKDSNIKKINNKLVNRKLDDLNDKDYGETCKKKKIVQKHFSLLRRGLKKISRKRNILLSEELKNNINYIYFDNSGKIKQSKIIPIYVLDRHNLNDISTYLRENTATKNRTYFKIFTLLNDDTKLTIHEKAMFVSLGLLKSPNDQKEHVKRCTCKGEKTKYYHNDNNKKENFYRNKYSSKSICNMMDIINSGLIPNFEKKRTSNCNFKDSSTDNYKISSHNKWEGNYQGSTRMFYLVNPVKKNKGVLRISEHPDSTDKKEETTMPYCHFLSVNDANTSVVRDNLNFLVNKPDKRSTLHSQGSSDDILSSKQAFYIDDAIDDSVNSIITGDSESEMHTYNTSSSDLTAYKKGEGEKKTRERKGAKGTKERNVDTKEESGELVLTEGNSSSRGANKGSVNKRGDRYVDRCVDRCVSKSEKRDKGYYYRFSCKRKRISYGREEESCVSSILNTFTDESGQKKKFEKKLGNNMCTKCFDVGRNDDGSSEGGMSSRGNRLDVGRDGSKHGISGGSIDRICDGNNYGNSGDNHNEQDQFPMCTNVSTTRIKKKVSCYRIPKLSMRLKDESKIISKKKIFFLEFHDHISIDYKKKPYNAEKKKMCCSNWRKYFLSINPVSNIFRKIKLIYEYVQKKEKCWKKYNNILYASEWDTNMQDNELEYILNYKNFTKWYDYWVKTLKYNYYKSTYILNLLLLFFNVLLVYLQLHLFYLIFKTDNSHMKPLNQFYVKREAPFDSKYYNINNCIDEKVFLRYIYIRIPTQLFLNTFLVLPCVLIKQCRNINLLNHSAVINCFVNIFFGMIDISYSLNGRIYNLDELYIVLNYYNIFDIFLIGKLITTIFLIPFITNFNEYKTSPLIYFSCFCYIATFYYSFNPFSFSIKLMYITNFVLLIATAISTAYYSRLITKSRKMLFVKYVLPYFIYLTFLNTDPNIRMEIREKKAP, translated from the exons ATGAagaaatcaaaaaattatatcaacttatttttacttaGTTCTACAAATTCACTAATTTTGCTGATATTtatggaaatatttttttttttattggaTGGCATAAATACATTTGAATTTATAAACATCCAAGAAAGGATATCTCAAATAATTTTGTGCACTTTTCTTGTTATACAGGTAGGAGTCTTAAAAGTTGCAGAagtattttcaaaaaataataagggAAAACAATTAgttattatacattatttttttattatatatatttttctgttaCCTTTATTATCTTTCCTTTTACTTACATCTGCTTTATCATGGACAAAAATTGTTTACTTTGCGTACATTTTAAGTTTAGCTACATCAATTAAAATTAGGGGTCTACTCACAATTTGTGTCGTTACCTTAATTATGGGGTTTGTACGCTTTTACCATAGCTTACCAACTTCAACCATTATACTTTGCTTTACCCTCCTTTTGACAATTCACGTTTTAATATGtgttataattcatatatcaCTGTATATTTTGGCTAGACAAATTTCATACATTAAGAAAAAACCTTTGCGAGCATTCGATAATATACAACCATATTTTCATGAActagaaaaaaaagctatTTTAATCAGAAACAATCTGATTTATTGTCAACAAAACAACATCAGCGTGGATATACTAG GAAACAGCCTGTTTGAGAGCGAAGTGAATGATGGAATAAAGAAAATCAAAACGATAAATAAAAGTGGAGCAAATTTGGAAGAGTATGATGACGAGTTGGTAATGGTTGAAGATGAGATTCCACTCGATGTTAGTGATGTTAACTGCTCTAGTACGCATACGTTTTTTAGCGTGCATAATAGTGAAGAAAGGAAAGTTTTTCAAAATGAGGGAGCGTCTTCATTTTCAGATGGGGAAGAATCACATGTAAACAGATATAACAATCCGGTAAAAGTAAATCATAAAAAGGTGAAGGATAAGAATAGCAATCGGAAAAATTATtcgaataaatattttaaaaaagaaaaaaacatagGAAGCAGTGCAAGAGGGGAAAAGTGCACTCAGGgtaaacatattattaagGAGATAAAAGTGAATACATCCAATGATGGTATTAACTGCATCAATGACAACAATAATGGAAAAGACAGAGGCATAAAGAATACCAAAtatcatattaaatatacctTTTCACAAGATTGCACTAATTCGAACAATAGGATAAGAAATATTCCTACTATTAAAGActcaaatattaaaaagatcAACAACAAGTTAGTGAACAGAAAATTGGAtgatttaaatgataaagatTATGGAGAaacatgcaaaaaaaaaaaaattgttcagaaacatttttccttattacgTAGGGGACTTAAGAAAATTAGCaggaaaagaaatattttattatctgaagaattaaaaaataatattaactacatttattttgataACAGTGGGAAAATTAAACAATCAAAAATTATACCTATATACGTTTTAGACAGacataatttaaatgatatcTCTACATACTTAAGGGAGAATACTGCTACAAAAAATAGAACTTACTTTAAGATTTTTACTCTTCTTAATGATGATACCAAACTGACTATTCATGAGAAGGCTATGTTTGTTAGCTTGGGCTTGTTAAAAAGTCCAAACGATCAAAAGGAACACGTTAAAAGGTGTACATGTAAAGGGGAAAAGacaaaatattatcataatgATAACAATAAGAAGGAAAATTTTTACCGCAATAAGTATAGTAGTAAAAGCATATGCAATATGATGGATATTATAAATTCTGGCCTAATAccaaattttgaaaaaaaaaggacgtCTAACTGTAATTTTAAGGATTCTTCGACAGATAACTACAAAATAAGTAGTCACAACAAATGGGAAGGGAATTACCAAGGCAGTACCCGAATGTTTTACCTAGTTAACccagttaaaaaaaataaaggagtACTAAGAATAAGCGAACATCCCGATTCTACGgacaaaaaagaagaaactACTATGCCATATTGTCATTTCTTATCCGTTAATGATGCCAATACGTCTGTAGTAAGGgacaatttaaattttttagttaATAAACCAGATAAAAGAAGTACATTACACTCACAAGGGTCAAGCGACGACATTTTATCTTCAAAGCAAGCATTTTATATTGATGATGCTATTGATGATTCTGTTAACTCGATCATCACAGGAGATAGCGAAAGTGAAATGCACACATATAATACGTCTTCATCGGATCTGACTGCGTATAAGAAAGGggaaggggaaaaaaagacACGGGAAAGAAAAGGAGCAAAAGGGACAAAGGAAAGAAATGTTGACACAAAAGAGGAATCTGGTGAACTGGTACTAACAGAGGGGAATTCCTCCTCCCGTGGCGCAAATAAAGGAAGTGTCAACAAAAGAGGCGACAGATATGTTGACAGATGTGTTGACAGATGTGTTAGCAAAAGTGAAAAGAGAGATAAGGGGTACTACTACCGCTTCTCGTGCAAAAGGAAGAGAATTTCCTACGGACGTGAAGAAGAATCCTGCGTGAGTAGCATCTTAAACACCTTTACGGATGAATCtgggcaaaaaaaaaaatttgaaaaaaagttGGGCAATAATATGTGCACAAAGTGCTTTGATGTTGGTAGGAATGATGACGGGAGCTCAGAGGGGGGGATGTCTTCGAGGGGGAATAGGCTCGATGTTGGAAGAGATGGTAGTAAACATGGTATCAGTGGTGGAAGTATCGATAGAATTTGCGATGGTAATAACTATGGCAATAGCGGCGATAACCACAACGAGCAGGATCAATTCCCTATGTGCACAAACGTGTCAACTACAAGAATTAAGAAAAAGGTGAGTTGTTACCGCATACCTAAACTCTCGATGCGACTCAAAGATgaatcaaaaataatttctaaaaaaaaaattttttttcttgaattTCATGATCATATATCGATagattataaaaagaaaccCTACAATgctgaaaagaaaaaaatgtgttGCTCTAATTggagaaaatattttttgtctATAAATCCTGTTAGTAATATTTTCcgcaaaataaaattaatatatgaatatgttcAGAAGAAAGAGAAATGTTGGAAAAAGTATAACAATATTTTGTATGCATCAGAATGGGATACAAATATGCAGGATAACGAACtcgaatatatattaaattataaaaattttacaaaatggTATGATTATTGGGTAAAGAcacttaaatataattattataaaagtacatatattttaaatttattactgctattttttaatgttttattagtatatttacaattacacttattttatttaatcttCAAGACAGATAACAGTCATATGAAACCTCTTAACCAATTTTACGTCAAAAGGGAAGCACCATTTGatagtaaatattataacataaataacTGTATTGATGAAAAGGTATTCTTgcgttacatatatatacgaataCCTACACAGCTTTTCTTAAATACGTTTTTAGTTCTACCATGTGTGCTCATAAAACAATGCAGAAACATAAATCTGCTAAATCATAGTGCAGTTATAAATTGCTTTgtaaatatcttttttggGATGATCGATATTTCCTATTCTTTAAATGGCAGGATATACAACTTagatgaattatatattgtgCTAAATTACTACAAcatatttgatatatttttaattggaaaattaattactactatatttttaatccCATTTATTAccaattttaatgaatataaaacttcaccattgatatattttagcTGTTTCTGTTATATAGccactttttattattcttttaaccCCTTTTCATTTTCCATCAAGTTGATGTACATAACAAATTTTGTTCTTCTCATAGCAACAGCCATCTCCACTGCCTATTATTCCCG GCTGATAACGAAATCGAGAAAGATGCTCTTTGTGAAATACGTGCTACCCTACTTCATTTATTTGACCTTTTTAAACACAGACCCAAACATTCGAATGGAgataagggaaaaaaaagcaCCCTAA
- the PmUG01_07038000 gene encoding conserved Plasmodium protein, unknown function, whose product MRRKEIWANENNSMTDEIRKKKKKKESVLFEYLKDNNVKAVQLLNSIWMYYFYHNIKSITKKIRYLQNENNNQKMLRKYLLILRIKINDAYEYFQEILRRFVKSYDEKKHEYILYMSKIIDKENTYSICVHTCEENEYARDVKNDTYERDSYVNNIMDTFYLQENDKNRKNEQHYNLYNNLGIVRICVSNTYKILGDLFRYKYYFFRDNKKQNEIKSCINYYCSLNYYKYSGHLFNQLSLLFINGNPIKCLFFYFLSLISHKPAPNRDVVVMYMESILNERRTVVKLLEKLEGDKESSNEDSRSGNDEGNESGFGDRRGGCNDFDKCSRSTGKRQNGRTRSSCSSRSRTGGNLSRVRNNNGFTGDDGGIGIVRSCKSHNNHSGRGSPSVCHGSKGLSSPIRGICFIKNKDGQIFPLRNGKNEICDNKYMRVDNSVQRKMQHTTNDYAAGNTNGSKDGLRENKKEKCLEEKELSETFINFYISYFKIVKLLFSKIDMNKFEKKKNKFIYYTNKYVKIQYYNKKEDKFMMKNLIFIIFTLLSMIIYIIINQHEKERNKIGSFFYGYVNINKYIYKNEQIYFSFLLIYELLLSCKYFYYNFYSKYLSVFIYTLYWLNNEKNFNDVHLTKLNEDEKREKNKLIKQYYEDYRRRTVYVCSYAHANGRSSSNGRRDGGRNSGSNGRKNNNSNSNSSNGNNHRRKTKIYKHKNGLTKRTKILQQSANDLKCIYNNDIIKNIKDLIYSIQVKKDIQVDSNILQYKLKEDFYIYPFLNTLQFKKLKEGQMARQPNNAHLEKRSTGNHFLNPFDDSNEEDIVLLKKPLFMKMSSSTCKGEKENINVGIRDIGMENIGREKDCSDDIQFECYNDLYEKSISNSNNFYMPENNYDYVATSGNDSMTNGLGRKSSFGSNNNKMVFPPDLVGVNGKGTQTDNFIMATRTLDDRLDIFGEVEECVLITRFLALTQKSEKESDDEEEEEKKIKMKEKENEKFLSLCKKYLALNGKGIKWNEGEKKTHEDLPYIKFVKKMNDRKLDSSVRLSGGNSNQGYASRCDGRSRSGSCSSNVRKTDSRGDSYGKEGLNLKLIKRKVVEECIKREDDVIGVRNDSGTKKMACNISRSDDNKINNGNNGSYERNDNSSINDPYTNCISKSPADFLKNCNNYVQNKTINTNYNNCRGNTRTVLSQVEHTKYDLLDNIKKVGNHDQYLYNDVDDYHNKKDGFNEIMNISNELTKVCSKENSFFEDSFSDNITTKKRSSIIENVNSDSDRHEQLLKSLAKDAHYQGARSTSTAGRCSPITKSSTEGGSHIVSSNLIASSNESLLNCYKCKNWKQSRITINKESHSTVGNEKPSEYMYMEEKSTNSIVDQQFVRTYKMDEISPSNHVPNKMIIIDGKNIGTRYQHNYIKYFDIYRIKVVLDYYRFKAYHVKIIIPEEYITTRNKYSSDEKYSKVNHNPNDFYDREMKDGGVSSNKVSTNDVVNTNDVVNTNDVVNTNDLVYSNDNADMMLTKKDLLFFQHLRMLGYLITQPLENYYSFCIDLIRKYNFCIVTNIALSELTRRLYHYEQTLQGISSHLISYTFLGGEFLPNPNFKWPITRMIQKGQQQKKKNEYENKNKNENKNENKNENKNENKNENAYEHKYSNADENNHF is encoded by the coding sequence ATGAGAAGGAAGGAAATTTGggcaaatgaaaataatagtatgacagatgaaataagaaaaaaaaagaaaaaaaaagaaagcgtgctctttgaatatttaaaagataataatgtaaaagcAGTACAACTTTTGAATAGCATATGGATGTACTATTTTTaccataatataaaaagtataacaaAGAAAATTAGGTATttgcaaaatgaaaataacaatcaaaaaatgttaaggaaatacttgttaattttaagaataaagATAAATGATGCTTATGAGTATTTCCAAGAAATTCTAAGGAGATTTGTAAAATcatatgatgaaaaaaaacacgaatacatattatatatgagcAAAATAATAGATAAGGAAAATACATATTCTATTTGTGTTCACACATGTGAAGAAAATGAATATGCAAGAGatgtaaaaaatgatacATACGAACGTGACAGTTacgtaaataatattatggatactttttatttacaagaaaatgataaaaacagaaaaaatgaacaacattataatttatataacaatttAGGCATTGTTAGAATTTGTGTAAGTAATACCTACAAAATTCTTGGAGATTTATTTAGATACAAATACTACTTTTTTagagataataaaaaacagaatgaaataaaatcatgtataaattattactgttctttaaattattacaagTATAGTGGTCATTTATTCAATCAgttatctttattatttataaatggaAATCCAATAaagtgtttatttttttatttcttatccTTGATATCACACAAACCAGCACCAAACAGGGATGTAGTGGTTATGTACATGGAGAGTATATTGAACGAGAGAAGGACAGTGGTAAAATTGTTAGAGAAGCTGGAAGGAGACAAGGAAAGTAGTAATGAGGATAGTAGAAGTGGAAATGATGAAGGAAATGAAAGCGGCTTTGGTGACAGAAGAGGTGGGTGCAACGATTTTGACAAATGTAGTAGAAGCACCGGAAAGAGGCAGAATGGTAGAACTAGAAGTAGCTGTAGCAGTAGAAGTCGTACTGGAGGTAACTTGAGCAGGGTGAGAAATAATAATGGATTTACTGGGGATGATGGAGGTATTGGCATTGTCAGAAGTTGTAAGAGCCATAACAATCACAGTGGACGTGGTTCCCCGAGCGTTTGTCATGGTAGCAAAGGTCTCAGTAGTCCGATAAGGGGTATATgcttcattaaaaataaggatGGACAGATTTTTCCTCTTAGAAATGGCAAAAACGAAATATgtgataataaatacatgaGAGTGGATAACTCAGTACAAAGGAAAATGCAGCATACAACAAATGATTATGCAGCAGGAAATACAAATGGTTCAAAGGATGGActaagagaaaataaaaaggaaaaatgttTAGAAGAAAAGGAATTGAGTGAAactttcataaatttttacattagctattttaaaattgttaagctgttattttcaaaaatcgatatgaataaatttgaaaagaaaaaaaacaagtttatttattatactaataaatatgtaaagattcaatattataataaaaaagaagacaaATTCatgatgaaaaatttaatttttataatttttaccttACTAagtatgattatatatataatcattaaTCAACATGAAAAGGagagaaataaaataggTAGCTTTTTTTATGggtatgtaaatataaataaatatatatataaaaatgaacaaatctatttttcctttcttttaatatatgaactTTTACTctcatgtaaatatttttattataatttttattccaaATATTTGtctgtttttatatacacattatactggttaaataatgaaaagaattttaaCGATGTGCATCTAACCAAGTTGAATGAAGATgaaaagagagaaaaaaataagctcATTAAACAGTACTACGAAGACTATAGGAGGAGGACGGTTTATGTATGTTCATATGCCCATGCAAATGGTAGGAGCAGTAGCAATGGTAGAAGAGATGGTGGAAGAAATAGCGGATCGAATGGAAGGAAAAACAATAACAGCAACAGTAATAGCAGTAATGGTAACAATCATAGGAGGAAAACgaaaatatacaaacataaaaatgGATTAACAAAACGCACGAAAATATTACAGCAATCCGCAAATGATTTGAAATGCATTTacaataatgatataataaaaaatattaaagattTGATATACAGCATACAagtaaaaaaggatatacaAGTAGAcagtaatatattacaatataaattaaaagaagatttttatatatatccctTTTTGAACACATTACAGTTTAAGAAGTTAAAGGAGGGACAAATGGCTAGGCAGCCTAACAATGCGCATTTGGAAAAAAGGTCTACTGGAAATCATTTCTTAAACCCCTTCGATGATTCGAATGAAGAGGACATAGTGCTTTTGAAAAAACCGCTGTTTATGAAGATGTCTTCTTCAACCTGTAAGGGGGAGAAAGAAAACATAAATGTAGGCATCCGAGATATAGGTATGGAAAATATAGGAAGGGAAAAAGATTGTTCAGATGATATACAATTTGAGTGTTATAATGACCTATATGAAAAATCCATTTCAAACagtaacaatttttatatgccGGAAAATAATTACGATTATGTTGCTACTTCTGGGAATGACAGTATGACCAACGGGTTAGGGAGAAAGAGCTCGTTTGGAAGTAACAACAACAAAATGGTATTTCCTCCCGACCTGGTTGGTGTGAACGGGAAGGGTACACAAACGGACAATTTCATCATGGCAACGAGGACTTTAGATGATAGACTTGACATATTCGGGGAAGTGGAAGAATGTGTGCTAATAACTAGGTTTCTCGCCCTCACTCAGAAATCAGAAAAGGAGAGTGATGATGAGGAGGAGGAAGAGAAGAAGATAAAGATGAAGGAgaaggaaaatgaaaaatttctaagcctttgtaaaaaatatttggcATTGAATGGTAAAGGGATCAAGTGGAACGAAGGGGAGAAGAAAACACATGAAGACTTGCCTTACATCAAATTcgtgaaaaaaatgaatgataGAAAGTTGGATTCGTCTGTCCGGTTAAGTGGTGGAAACAGTAACCAGGGTTACGCAAGTCGATGTGATGGAAGAAGTAGAAGTGGTAGTTGCAGTAGTAATGTCCGTAAAACTGACAGTCGTGGAGATAGTTATGGGAAAGAGGGTCTCAACTTGAAGTTAATCAAAAGGAAGGTCGTTGAAGAATGTATAAAGCGCGAAGATGATGTGATTGGTGTACGTAACGATAGTGGAACGAAGAAAATGGCATGTAATATCTCTCGGAGTGAtgacaataaaataaataatgggAACAATGGAAGTTATGAACGGAATGATAATTCATCTATAAATGATCCCTACACAAATTGCATAAGTAAGAGTCCTGCagattttttgaaaaattgtaataattatgtacaaaataaaactataaatACGAACTATAATAACTGCAGAGGGAATACAAGAACTGTGTTAAGTCAAGTTGAACATACTAAATATGACCTTttagataatataaaaaaagtggGAAATCATGAtcaatatttgtataatgaTGTAGATGATTaccataataaaaaagatggtttcaatgaaataatgaatatatcgAACGAATTAACGAAAGTATGTTCCAAGGAAAATTCATTCTTTGAAGATTCCTTTTCAGATAATATCACTACAAAAAAGAGGAGCAGTATCATCGAAAATGTTAACAGCGACAGTGATAGGCATGAACAGTTGTTGAAGAGCTTGGCGAAGGATGCTCACTACCAGGGGGCTCGTTCTACGAGCACGGCGGGAAGATGTAGTCCTATTACAAAAAGTAGTACTGAAGGTGGTAGCCACATCGTCAGCAGTAACCTCATTGCCAGCAGCAACGAGTCGCTGCTAAACTGCTACAAATGCAAAAATTGGAAGCAAAGTAGGATTAccataaataaagaaagtCATAGTACCGTGGGAAATGAGAAACCTAGTGAATACATGTACATGGAAGAAAAAAGTACAAATAGCATAGTAGATCAACAATTTGTAAGGACATATAAAATGGACGAAATTTCGCCATCGAACCATGTACCTAATaagatgataataatagATGGGAAAAACATCGGTACGAGATACCAacataattacataaaatattttgatatatatagaataaagGTGGTTTTAGACTATTACAGATTTAAAGCTTATCATGTTAAGATTATTATACCTGAGGAATATATAACAACTCGTAACAAGTACAGCTCTGATGAGAAATATTCAAAAGTAAACCATAACCCGAATGATTTTTATGATCGCGAAATGAAAGATGGCGGAGTAAGTAGTAACAAAGTATCTACTAACGACGTAGTAAATACTAACGACGTAGTAAATACTAACGACGTAGTAAATACTAACGACTTAGTATATAGTAATGACAATGCAGATATGATGTTGACGAAAAAGGACCTACTATTTTTTCAGCATCTCCGTATGTTAGGATATTTGATTACCCAACCtttagaaaattattacagTTTTTGTATCGACTTAAtacgtaaatataatttttgcatTGTTACAAATATAGCTTTATCTGAACTAACCAGAAGACTCTATCATTATGAGCAAACTCTTCAAGGCATTTCTTCTCATCTTATTTCTTACACCTTCCTTGGGGGGGAGTTTTTACCCAACCCCAATTTTAAGTGGCCCATCACCCGTATGATCCAAAAAGgacaacaacaaaaaaaaaaaaatgaatatgaaaataagaataaaaatgaaaataaaaatgaaaataaaaatgaaaataaaaatgaaaataaaaatgaaaatgcatatgaacataaatattcaaatgcAGATGAAAATAATCACTTCTGA